AAAGGTTGGTTTGTCGTGGGTGAGCCGAGCATGAACGGCGATCGTCTGGGCGAGCGGTTCGCCGCCTTCCTGGAAGACTCGGCGTTTCCCTGCGTCGGGGCCAAGTCGGCGCTGGCCCGGGCCGAGATGGAGATCATCGAGGCGCGGGACGTCCGCTCGTCCTGGGACGACACCACCATCTTCGCCGCCGTCACTCGCTTCGCCGCCCGCTACAAGGCCGACCCGCACCCGTTCCAGAGCCTGGCCGTGGTCTTCCATCAGCCGGACCAGATGGAGGAGGCGGCCTTCGAGACCGCCCTCTGGCAGCGGCTGCAATCGCTGGCCGATAAGGACGCCTTCAACGGCTATCTGCACGATCCGCGCGTCAGCGACGACGTCGACAGTCCGCACTTTGCCATGAGCTTCGGCGAGGAGGCCTTCTTCGTCGTCGGTCTGCATCCGGGCGCCAGCCGCCTGGCCCGGCGCTTCGAGCGGCCGGCCATCGTCTTCAACCCGCACGGCCAGTTCGAGACCCTGCGCGAGCAAGGCCGCTACGACAAGCTGCGCGCCTCGATCCTCAAGCGCGACGTGGCCATCGCCGGCTCGACCAACCCGATGCTGGCCGGCCATGGCGAGATTTCGGCCGCGCGCCAGTACAGCGGCCGACAGGTGGGGCCGCGCTGGACCCCGCCGTTCAAGTCGCCGCCGGCCCTGACCTGCCCCTACGATCCGAACGCGCCCAAGACCGGCAACGCCAATGACAATTGAGATCGCGCCGCGCACCGGCGTCGCCTTCCGGCTGAACGCCGGCCAACGGCTGCGGGTCATCGATCCGCAGGGCGAGCAGGTCTCCGACATGCTGGCGTTCAGGGCCGACGACACGGCCGAGGTGATCAGTTCGGGACGCAGCCTCGACTATGCCAGCAAGCTGTACCTGACGACCGGCGATCCGCTCTATTCCAACCGCAGCAACGTCATGCTGCGCATCGTCGAGGATACGGTCGGGCGGCATGACTTCCTGTTGACGCCCTGTTCCAAGGACACCTTCCGGATCATCTACGGCGACGAGCATCCGCACCGGGGCTGTTTCGGCAACCTGGCCGAGGCGCTGGAACCCTATGGGGTGACGCCGGACCAGATCCCGACGGCGTTCAACATCTTCATGAATGTGACGGTCGATCCGGCCACCGCCGAGCTCAAGGTCGAACCGCCGCTCAGCAAGGCCGGCGACCACATCCTGCTCGAGGCGGAGATGGACCTGGTGGTCGCCCTGACCGCCTGCTCGGCCCTGCAGTCGAACAACTACAGCTTCAAGCCGATCCACTACGCGATCGAGGGATAGCCGGCCTGCGGCGCGGCGGGGACATGTACCCCGCCTCGCCAACTCTTTCAGAATGTAGAGCCGACCCCACCCGGGGTACGTGTCCCCTCTCCTACCGCCGGTAGCGGGGACACGTACCCCGGGCGCCGCCTCATGGCCTCCTGACTCATTGCGGAAGCTGGGTCCATGTCCCCATTGACTCCCTCACACAGTATGCGCCATACACTGTGTGTCACACACTATGTGACGCCAAGGCGAAGCTGTGATGTCCGAGACCGATCTGTTTGAGAGCCTGAAGCTGGAGCTGCGCCGGGGATCCCTGATCCTGGCGGTGATGGCCCGGCTGAAGACCGAGCAATACGGCTATTCCCTGCGCGTCGCCCTGGCCGAGGACGGGCTGGAGATGGAGGAAAGCACCCTCTATCCCCTGCTGCGCCGGCTGGAATCGCAAGGCCTCCTCGACTCCGAATGGCGCGAGGAAGACCGGCGCAAGAAGCGGTTCTACCGCCTCAGCGCCCAGGGCCAGACCATGCTGGAGCGTCTGGCGGCCGAGTGGCGGAGAATCTCCGCCTCGCTCGACCGGATGCTCTGAACCCACACAACAATCTGACACGGAGGGGGCGATGACCCTGCTGGACCAATATCTGAAAGCCGTGGCGGCGCAGCTGCCCAAGGACGCCCGGGACGACATTGTCGCCGAGCTGCGCGACATGATCCTCACCCGCTTCGAGGCGAAGGAGGAGGAACTCGGACGGCCGCTGACGGACGGCGAGCAGGAGGCGATCCTGCGCGAGGTCGGCCATCCGCTGGCCGTCGCCGGGCGGTATCACACCGGGGCCAACCATCTGATCGGGCCGGAACTGTATCCCTACTTCCTGTTCGCGGTGAAGATCGGGCTGGCGGCGCTCATCGTCATCACC
The nucleotide sequence above comes from Caulobacter sp. NIBR1757. Encoded proteins:
- a CDS encoding urea carboxylase-associated family protein is translated as MTIEIAPRTGVAFRLNAGQRLRVIDPQGEQVSDMLAFRADDTAEVISSGRSLDYASKLYLTTGDPLYSNRSNVMLRIVEDTVGRHDFLLTPCSKDTFRIIYGDEHPHRGCFGNLAEALEPYGVTPDQIPTAFNIFMNVTVDPATAELKVEPPLSKAGDHILLEAEMDLVVALTACSALQSNNYSFKPIHYAIEG
- the gntA gene encoding guanitoxin biosynthesis heme-dependent pre-guanitoxin N-hydroxylase GntA, encoding MNGDRLGERFAAFLEDSAFPCVGAKSALARAEMEIIEARDVRSSWDDTTIFAAVTRFAARYKADPHPFQSLAVVFHQPDQMEEAAFETALWQRLQSLADKDAFNGYLHDPRVSDDVDSPHFAMSFGEEAFFVVGLHPGASRLARRFERPAIVFNPHGQFETLREQGRYDKLRASILKRDVAIAGSTNPMLAGHGEISAARQYSGRQVGPRWTPPFKSPPALTCPYDPNAPKTGNANDN
- a CDS encoding helix-turn-helix transcriptional regulator, producing MMSETDLFESLKLELRRGSLILAVMARLKTEQYGYSLRVALAEDGLEMEESTLYPLLRRLESQGLLDSEWREEDRRKKRFYRLSAQGQTMLERLAAEWRRISASLDRML